Part of the Fusibacter sp. A1 genome is shown below.
CTCGTCGCCTCCATCACCGAAGCCGCCGTTTAATCCGCCGTCAAAGCCCCCATCTCCAAACTCGCCGCCCGGGTACTCTCCTTCACCGCCTTCAAAGCCTTGCTGTTCCATAACCACAAGTTGAATCGTTTTTTCGATCTCTTGTTTGACACCTGTCTCGTCCTCGAATACGAACACGAGTCTTCCTTCTAGGTTGCCCGCATCAGCAGGAAACATGGTGCCGCTGAAGTAGTCGCTTCTACCTGGCTCAAAATTACCTACAAAATAATTGCTGTCCTGGGCTTGGAAGTTCCCCTCCAATTTGACCATCATGTTGTACATGGTCGATTTTCCCATGTTGTAGAACTCTGCATCCACTTGGATAGGCATCCCTACAAAGGTCTCGAAAGGAAGAAAGATATCTGCCACTTCAAGTCGGACTTCTTGTTTTACATTTACAGAAATCCTTTCTTCAGCGACATAGGGATTATCCTTTTCATCATAGGAGTTTCCGTTTTGATCTTCATATTCCACTTTAAAGTCGACACCGTACATCTTCACATTGGCGTCGGCCTTTGTCTTGAGCGTCAATGTCTTCTCGACGACCTCACCTGCGCCGATTCTTTCTATGAAGAAGGAGTTCGCAGCGTCCACAGGAATAAACACCCCGTCTTCAGCGGCGAAAGTCACCTTTGCATTTCTTATTCCCATGCTGGTGCTTGTATTTTTAAACCGTATGGTCAGATCATATGTCTGGCCGGCAAGTATGCTGTCCGATCCGTAATCATAACTGTCGATGATTATTTTGGGCTTGCTTCCAGTCTGCTCTCCTAGCACCTGAACGCCCGCAACCTGGATTCTTTGATCCCCTTCGCTGCCGCCCGCGCTTGTCAGCGCCGCGTAAAGCGGATACGTATTCGCCTGCACGCCCGTTCCGAGCATTGTCTCAAATTCAAGCGTCACGGCTTCACCAGGGTTCAAGGAGTCCACCATCTGAACATAAGGCGATAGGAAGCGAAGGCTTGCATCGCTTGATAGGGACAACTTCAGGTCTTTTTTCACTTGCTGGGCATTGTTTTTCAGCGTCACAGAAATTAGCTTGGATTCTGAACCGGTGAAGGTATACCTCTGGTTATCAAAGCTCATTTCGATATTCTTTGTAGATGCCTTGCCGCTAGCTGTCTCGATATAGACGGGGGCCGTTCTCTCGTAACTTCCGCCCATCTCGTCAAAATAGGTGATTTTCGCACTCAGGCTCTGAACTCCGACAGCAGTAGGTGAAGCGATCACATTGAAGGTGGCCGATCCGGTCATGTTCTGTGCTAAGTTTCCTACCGCCTTCGTGTCGAGATCATTGCTAAGTCTTATTCCCTCAGCATCCATTCCAGTCAGTTGAACGATGATTTTTTGAGCTTTAAGAGTTCCACCGTTTTTTACGGTCAGCGTCAGCTTTTTCGCAGTTTCGCTGCCCACAAAGCCACCGTCAAGTTCTGCAGACGTGACGCCCACGATCGGTTCGAGCTCGTTGTTCACAACACTGATATACACCGGAACCGCTACGACGAAGTCATCACCGTAGGCGTTCTCATAGGTGATGTTCAGCACCAAGTCATAGGTTTTTGGAGCTGCGGCGGGATTGATATGGAACTTGAAATCCAGCGTATCCGATTTGTTCATTGCGAGCATGGATAAGGTATCCTTGATCGTCGCGCCCTCCATCACGATAGGCAGCGCGTCGGACCCCTTTCCGATTGTCGCAGTAATGTTCTTAGCAGAATGTGTCGAGTCGTTTTTTACCTTGACCGCTATCGTGTGCAGTTTGCCCGTTTCAAAAGAACCGAGCACCGTACCGTTTTCGAGCGTGATATTCGGCTGATACTTCGATGTATCCGTCGGAACTGATGGCGTATTGTCCGTTTCCTTGGTTTCGCTTATGAAGATCGAATCCGAATACACCGTATTTCCTGTGGCATCTTCAATTAGATTAAAGGAAAAAGTATTGCCGCTACCCAGGTACTCAAGCGCGATAGAGATTGTCGTACCGTTGTTGATGTCAGAAACGCTCACCGCAGTGGCCCTGTTGTCGAGAACAAAGCTGCTTGTACTGGTATTCACTAGTGTCAGATCTCCAAAGGGATTGAGCTCATTGAATGTCATCGAAAGTGTGAACGACTCTCCTTCACGTATGCTGCTGTCCGGATGTGTGACCCGGCTGCCCGTGATCGTATAATTTGTCGCGCCATGCGTCAAGGTGAACAGCAGCAGCAACACCAAAACGATTCCAAAACTATTGCGTATGTATTTCATGTTCATATCTTCTTACATCCCCTTCTTTACACTCTATCTTTTCGATAACACCATCTAAAATATAAACCACCCGATCGCCGAATCGTGCAACTTCATTGTCATGGGTGACCATGATCAGCGTCTGATTTCGCTTTCTTGCCATCTCGATCATCAGTCCCATGACATTGACCGATGTCTTTGAATCCAGGTTGCCTGTCGGCTCGTCCGCGAATATGATATCAGGAGACCCCGCAAACGCTCTTGCTATACCAACCCTCTGCTGTTGTCCACCGCTCATCTGGGTGGGTTTATGCATGATATGTGTTCCTAGTCCCACCGACTTGAGAAGGTGGGCCGCTTCCTTTTCCCGAACCGTCTTTTTGGTGTTTCTGAACGTGAGCGGTAAGCTGACGTTCTCAAGGGCTGTGAGTGTCGGAAGCAGATTGTAGCTCTGAAAGATAAATCCGACATGCTTTTGTCTGAATTTCGCAAGCTTTTTCTCGCTCATCGCGCTGATGTCGTGCCCCATGATCTTAACGGTGCCCTTTGTAGGTTTTTCAAGCCCCGCGATCATGTTTAAAAATGTGGATTTACCCGATCCTGACGTTCCGAGTATCACCAGTATCTCACCTCTATGGATATCAAGGTCAAGACCGTTAAGCGCCCTTACCTTTTCTTTTCCTATCCGATATATCTTTTTCAAGTCCCTAATTTCAACCAGTAGATCCTGTTCCTTTTTGGTCTTCACTCCATCACCTCTATTCCCTATCACCCGACCACTTTAGCGCCATTAAGTATTAGACGCGATCGAGTGATAAAAGTTCCACAAAGTTCCTAATTAACAGTACCACTTTCTAAGACCGGCAACAATAAGGGAGAACCTTAAGTTTTTCTTAAAAATGTGACGCTAACATTACAAGTTTTAGAAAGCGACTGTAATATTCTATCCGTAAAATTAAAGCCATGCTATGATGAAAACATCTCAACTAGAAAGGACACCTAAGATGAAAAAAAACTTTGTACGATCGGTGGCGGCCGCTCTTATCATAGGCCTGACGCTATCCACCTCCTACGCTGACACTACAAACGACCAAATAGAAGAACCACCGATACTCGAACCATCTGAATTCACCTTCGAGGGTAACACCTACGGCTATTATCTGCAGTGGATCGACCTAAACGATAAGACCCTCAAAGTGGAGCTTTCCTTGGCAGAACAAAAAATAGGTTCTGTGGAGACATTAGAAAAGCTGAGCGCTCCAAAGAACGAGAACGAATCTGTGATCGCAAGCATCAACGGGTCCTTCTTTAACATGAAGCCCGACTCACAACCTGTGAGCACCTTGATTTTGGACGGAAAGATAGAACATATCATGCACACGGGCTCTGTGGTCGGTTTTGACGGCGACAATCAAATGCATGTTGAAAAACTAGGCATCAAGATCGAGGGGGCGATCAACGACCAGTGGGAATGGCCCTACAGCTGGTCCGCATGGAATATCAACCACTATTTCGACAGGCTTGACGCGATCATGATCTTTAACAACCATTATACCGGCAAGTTCCCTGTCGCCCCAGTCTTCGCAGTCGCTGTCGACCGGAACGAAGTCATAGGAATCTATGACTATGTTCCCACGATCCCTACTCACGGCTACATCATCGTAACCAGAAACAGCAATATCACCCACCTCTTTAAGCTAGGCGATAAGGTGGACTATAAATTAAGCACCTTCGAAAGGGACGCAAGTCAGAATCTGACGGACACGGCCGTGCCCTTCAAAGATATACGCACGGCTATCGGGGCCGGACCGACACTTGTGAAGGACGGAGTAAAGGTACTGGATGCCAAAGGCGAAGGATTCAGTGTCAGCAAACTGGTAGGCACTAGGGCAAAACGATCCTTGATAGGGACCGCCCCTACGGGTCAGATGGCCTTTGTCACCACTGATTCGATGACACTCGACACACTTACAGAGCTTGCCTTAAGCCTTGGCCTTACAAATGCGATCAACCTGGACGGCGGTGGATCGTCAGGCATGATGAAGGACGGGGTCTATGTCAGCAAACCCGACAGAAAAATCAGCAACGCCCTGATTGTCACAAAGCTAAAAGAACAACCCATTAGGATTTCACTCAACGACACCGAACTCTTCTTTGATGTGGATCCTTATATCGACTCAGGCAGAACCCTTGTTCCGCTCAGGAGGATTCTTGAGCTGATGGGATGTCAGGTCAAATGGGATCAACAGACGCAGAGCGTCATCGTCAACAGGTATCAGGACCAGCTGGTCTTCACACTCGGTGAAAAAACAGTGCTTGTGAATGACAGGGCCTATGAGATGGACGTTCCGCTATCGATCAGGAACAGTCGAAGTTTTGTTTCCATCAGATTCTTAACAGAATTTTTCGGCGGTGTCGTCGATTGGAACAGCGAACGTAAGCTTGTGACACTCAACCTACCGACAGTCGACCAGTATTACGCTATCGCAGAAGCGCTTTATCAAAGAAAAGAATATGTGTTGGCCCTGGACTATTATGAAATGGTACTAGATATGCACCCCTCGCACGTTTCCAGCCTAAAGAGAACCGCATACATCTTTGACACCACGCTCAAAGACCACCGTTCGGCACTCGAATACTATAAAAAGGCACTCACGATTTTCCCTGAGGACAGTGATACCTATATAAAGCTTGGCAACGCATATAGGAACCTAGACGCCCTTCAAGAAGCCATCGCAGCCTATGAAAACGCGCTTACGATCAGGCCGAACGCTTCAGAAGCCTACTACGGACTGGCAAAGTCCTATGAGTCCCTGAACCCTGAAAGAGCAGGTGAGTATTACTCCTGGTTGGCTGAAAACAGCACCATCTACCAGTACAAGAACGAAGCCAACTTCTATTTGAACGGCAACATGTAAATCAACATAAAAAAGAGCCTCTCGATTATTCGAGGGGCTCCTTTACTAGTAGTCTCTTATGTGTCAGATCCAGTGCTATGGCTCCAAGGGGTGCCGTGACCACGATCGACAGCACCGCAAGCGCAAGGATCAGCTCGCCGTTTGCAACACCCATCGCAAGCGGCACGGCACCGATCGCCGCCTGAACCGTCGCTTTAGGCCAGTATGCGATAACAGAAAACATCCGTTCTTTTCTATTTAGGTTTGTGCCGATAGTAGAAATGATCACGCCAAGGCTTCGTGCGAATAGACCAGCTGCGATAAGCAGTAGTCCAAGAGCGCCCGCATCCCATGCAAGAACCACGTTCACTTGGGCTCCAACCAGCACAAACAGCAGAATTTCTGCAAACAGCCAGATCTTGTTCAGCTTGATAGAAAGCCTCTTTGCCACATGGGGTCTTTTTTCGAGTAGGATAAAACCGATTGCCATCACACTTAGTAGCCCTGCTATTTCAATCCTACTTTTGAGTGCGTTCTCGAGTGCTGTCAGCATGATGGCGATGCCTAAGATCATCATCACCTTTTTTGTATCTCTTATATGATATTTTTCGAAAATCTTGACGAGTATGAATCCGATGATGATTCCAATTGATATTCCTACCAAAATGGATACGGGAATTCCTAAAAGCTTCATCGCAACATTCGACTCGCCACCGATTGAAAGTCCTAAGAACGTCGAAAAGATGGTGATGGCGAATACGTCGTCCACCGAAGCGCCTGCGAGTATCATCGTAGGAATCCGCTTGTCTGTTCCATACCCCTCGGATTTATACCTTAACATATAGGGCACAATCACAGCAGGCGATACCGCCGCGATGATAAACCCTAAAATTCCCGCCTCTAAAAAGGGAAGATTAAACAGCATCATACTCGCTCCAAGTACCGCGAACCCTTCAAGAATTCCAGGAATGAAGCTCATCCTTATCGCCACTCCGCCAATCGCATTCAAATCATCCCTACTGATTCCAAGACCCGCCCTTAGAAGTATGACGATAAGCGCCATCTTTCTAAACTCTGAGGACACCATCATCAGACTCTCGTCAAGTAGGTCAAGTCCGAAAGGTCCCAGAGCGACACCTATGAGAAGCATTCCAAGAAGTCCGGGAAGCTTGAATTTTGAAAATAAATAGTTCGCTGTCATTCCAAGAAGCAGAATCAGCGCTAAACTTGTCGCCATAGGCATACATCCTTTCCAGTTGAAGTCCGTTCTTATTGTACACTAACCGCACCGCATTTGAAAAGCCTTATAGTTCGGCTCTGAGAACCTTCCAGTATTCCCATTTGTCATCAAGCGACTTGCAGTATTTAGTTGGAATAGGACTCGTGGACGGGAGCCGTATCGTATGAATGTTCAACTTGAAATGCTTGTCGAATCCCTTTGCCGCTTTAGAACCGTTAAGCACGATACACTCGATATTCGGATACCTGCCAAGCAGGTCAACTAGATTGTTGGGCACTTCCTCTTTGATATCCTGATCAAGGCTGCCCTTTCGCTGACAGCTTTCAAAAACATCCCATAGTCCGATGCCTCCTTCAAGCAGCCTTTGTATCCTAGTCTCATACCCTGTGTCCATGTCGACGCAAAGAAGCCTGGCCATCAGTTCCCAGAAGTGGTTCCTTGGATTTCCGTAATACATGTTTTCTTCAAGCGATTTGACGCTGGGCATCGAACCAAGAATTAAAATTTTTGTTTGCCCGCATACGACAGGGTTAAAAGAACTAATTCTCACACTACACCACCTTTCAGTACAGTTTTTTTTATTTAACCATATTTCCCCATGGCAGGCTAGTGAAAAGTTCAAATCCCCTTGTTGCATGAATAAGTGACCACCCACCGATTTGATTTGCCGATAACCGTTTGCTTATCGATTTATATGGTATACATTCAAAAGAGGAGATGGTCTAAATGGATGCGCATGATAGGGCAATCCCCCTCGATAAACCAATATGGGTCATTACAACCACCCAAAAGATCTAATACTTCATAAAAAAGGGCTTTCAATCCTTGCAGAGGAAACTGATTCAGGTAACTTCATTTTCCTCAGTACCTAATCTTCATTTGAACCCAACCGACAAGGAGGCACCATGCATAACTTTGACGAAAGCATCTCCCGCAGGCACTACAATGCGCTTAAATGGGATGACATGTATCCCCATTACGGAACCAACGACATCATTCCCCTTTGGGTCGCAGATATGGACTTTAAAACAGCCCCACCCATCATCGAGGCAGTCAAGGCTCAGGCGGAACACGGAATTTACGGTTACATGCACAGAAAAGACAGCTACTTCAGAGCGATTGCAGCGTGGTATGAAAGCAGACATGACTGGCCGGTGAAGGAAGAATGGCTGGTGTTCAGCCCTGGCGTGATGAGTTCGATGAACTTTTTAATCGAAACGCTTTCAAAACCCAACGATCCCGTCCTTATCCAGCAGCCTGTCTATTCTCCCTTTGCGAACAAAATACGCGAGAACGGTCGCAAGGTGCTCGTAAACCAGCTGATAAAAGAGAAGGACTCCAGCTATTCTATCGACATAGAGGCCTTTGAGCAGCTGATCATCGACAATAAGCCACCCCTGTTCATCCTCTGTAATCCACATAACCCTGTAGGACGGGTCTGGACCAGAAGTGAACTGACAGCCCTCGGCGATATCTGCCTGAAGCACGGTGTGAAGGTGATTTCCGACGAAATCCACTGCGACCTTGTCTATAAGCCCTACCGGCACATACCCTTCGGTTCGATCAGTGAGGAATTTGCCCTTAATAGCGTTGTTTTGTCGGCGCCCAGCAAGACGTTCAACTTGGCGGGTCTTCAGACCTCCTTTGCCATCTGTCCGAACGAGTCCGATCGAAAACGACTGGCAAATTCACTGGCCAAGGTGGATCTCACACTCAATAACAGCTTCAGCCTAAGCGCTACAGAGGTCGCCTATAAAAAAGGCGAACCCTGGCTTGAGGATTTGCTTGTCTACCTAGAACACAACATCAATTTCGTCATTGGATTTTTCCACGAGCATTTCCCTAATGTGAAGCTGGCAAAGCCCCAAGGCACCTACCTTCTATGGATCGATTTTTCATCCTACGGGTTGAACGACGACGCCCTTCAGGAAATCATGATCAAAAACGCCGGCGTGGCGCTCAGCCGTGGAGACGCTTTCGGAAAAGGCGGCGAAGGCCATATGCGGATGAACGTGGCATGTCCAAAATCCACACTCGAAATTGCAATGAATCAAATAAAAAAAGCTTTAGACGCGTTATAGTCTAAAGCTTTTTCACTGCGCTATGATTGATCCAATCAAGATCGTACAAGAGTTTCTCCAAGTATCCTTCTTCGTATAGATTTTCGAGCACCGTCGGTACTTTTTTTACATACCCGCCAAGATGTTCTTCAAAAAGCATCTTATTTTCTTTTGTCAGACTATGATGGGCGGTTGTTTCCGTAAAACCGTGAAAATGCGTATGGATGATATCCTCTTCATATCCTTTAACGACGCCATCCGTCCTATATTCATGGGTCAGGTCCGCACACATCTTAAGACGGCTTGACCTAAAGGGGTTGATCAGCACCCTGATATCGTCCCTGGTGTAGGCGGTCGTACCATCTTTACTTCTGATGGTTTCCAGTGCGAAACGTACCCCAAGTCCGAGCTGTTCGGTTCGGTTGAGCAAATAGTCAAGATAGGCTAGGTTCTCATCCGTGTTCTTTGACATCCCAGCATGAACCACCACCGTCGGTGTCTCTTTGAATCTCGTACGGTCGATAAAGGTGAAATAGGCCTCATAAGCCTTTTTTGATTGCTGTTCTTTAATAAACTCGGGCAGATAGGTCTCTCCCGTGTGATAAGGGATATGGTAGGCAAAATCAAAGTCCTTCCAGTTGTTCTTCTTTAAGTTGAACCGCTTATAAAGCTCAGCATCGATACCCAGTTCAAAATGACGCACATCCTTTGATTTTAAGTGATGCAAGTACTCCACTTCCTCTAGTTCAAGGGTTATTTTTTCCTCATACAATACAGATAACATAGACACCCTCCTTGGATTAAGTATATCACTAAACCAAGGTATCAGAGAAGAACTGCTTACTTCCTTTCAGCTAACCACTCGTACGCGCTTGTGAGCATCTCGTTTACGCTCGAAACAGAAGTGGAGCCGACCGACTTCTTATTATTTAGGCAGACCGTGTAATCAAGAACCTCATAGACCCATGAGTCAAATAAATTCGAAACC
Proteins encoded:
- a CDS encoding COG1361 S-layer family protein; the protein is MKYIRNSFGIVLVLLLLFTLTHGATNYTITGSRVTHPDSSIREGESFTLSMTFNELNPFGDLTLVNTSTSSFVLDNRATAVSVSDINNGTTISIALEYLGSGNTFSFNLIEDATGNTVYSDSIFISETKETDNTPSVPTDTSKYQPNITLENGTVLGSFETGKLHTIAVKVKNDSTHSAKNITATIGKGSDALPIVMEGATIKDTLSMLAMNKSDTLDFKFHINPAAAPKTYDLVLNITYENAYGDDFVVAVPVYISVVNNELEPIVGVTSAELDGGFVGSETAKKLTLTVKNGGTLKAQKIIVQLTGMDAEGIRLSNDLDTKAVGNLAQNMTGSATFNVIASPTAVGVQSLSAKITYFDEMGGSYERTAPVYIETASGKASTKNIEMSFDNQRYTFTGSESKLISVTLKNNAQQVKKDLKLSLSSDASLRFLSPYVQMVDSLNPGEAVTLEFETMLGTGVQANTYPLYAALTSAGGSEGDQRIQVAGVQVLGEQTGSKPKIIIDSYDYGSDSILAGQTYDLTIRFKNTSTSMGIRNAKVTFAAEDGVFIPVDAANSFFIERIGAGEVVEKTLTLKTKADANVKMYGVDFKVEYEDQNGNSYDEKDNPYVAEERISVNVKQEVRLEVADIFLPFETFVGMPIQVDAEFYNMGKSTMYNMMVKLEGNFQAQDSNYFVGNFEPGRSDYFSGTMFPADAGNLEGRLVFVFEDETGVKQEIEKTIQLVVMEQQGFEGGEGEYPGGEFGDGGFDGGLNGGFGDGGDEVKEPFTLPIWAMVIIAVVVIALIAFGLRLRKKKRLASLLEDEDENE
- a CDS encoding ABC transporter ATP-binding protein, which encodes MKTKKEQDLLVEIRDLKKIYRIGKEKVRALNGLDLDIHRGEILVILGTSGSGKSTFLNMIAGLEKPTKGTVKIMGHDISAMSEKKLAKFRQKHVGFIFQSYNLLPTLTALENVSLPLTFRNTKKTVREKEAAHLLKSVGLGTHIMHKPTQMSGGQQQRVGIARAFAGSPDIIFADEPTGNLDSKTSVNVMGLMIEMARKRNQTLIMVTHDNEVARFGDRVVYILDGVIEKIECKEGDVRRYEHEIHTQ
- a CDS encoding stalk domain-containing protein — encoded protein: MKKNFVRSVAAALIIGLTLSTSYADTTNDQIEEPPILEPSEFTFEGNTYGYYLQWIDLNDKTLKVELSLAEQKIGSVETLEKLSAPKNENESVIASINGSFFNMKPDSQPVSTLILDGKIEHIMHTGSVVGFDGDNQMHVEKLGIKIEGAINDQWEWPYSWSAWNINHYFDRLDAIMIFNNHYTGKFPVAPVFAVAVDRNEVIGIYDYVPTIPTHGYIIVTRNSNITHLFKLGDKVDYKLSTFERDASQNLTDTAVPFKDIRTAIGAGPTLVKDGVKVLDAKGEGFSVSKLVGTRAKRSLIGTAPTGQMAFVTTDSMTLDTLTELALSLGLTNAINLDGGGSSGMMKDGVYVSKPDRKISNALIVTKLKEQPIRISLNDTELFFDVDPYIDSGRTLVPLRRILELMGCQVKWDQQTQSVIVNRYQDQLVFTLGEKTVLVNDRAYEMDVPLSIRNSRSFVSIRFLTEFFGGVVDWNSERKLVTLNLPTVDQYYAIAEALYQRKEYVLALDYYEMVLDMHPSHVSSLKRTAYIFDTTLKDHRSALEYYKKALTIFPEDSDTYIKLGNAYRNLDALQEAIAAYENALTIRPNASEAYYGLAKSYESLNPERAGEYYSWLAENSTIYQYKNEANFYLNGNM
- a CDS encoding sodium:proton antiporter; this encodes MATSLALILLLGMTANYLFSKFKLPGLLGMLLIGVALGPFGLDLLDESLMMVSSEFRKMALIVILLRAGLGISRDDLNAIGGVAIRMSFIPGILEGFAVLGASMMLFNLPFLEAGILGFIIAAVSPAVIVPYMLRYKSEGYGTDKRIPTMILAGASVDDVFAITIFSTFLGLSIGGESNVAMKLLGIPVSILVGISIGIIIGFILVKIFEKYHIRDTKKVMMILGIAIMLTALENALKSRIEIAGLLSVMAIGFILLEKRPHVAKRLSIKLNKIWLFAEILLFVLVGAQVNVVLAWDAGALGLLLIAAGLFARSLGVIISTIGTNLNRKERMFSVIAYWPKATVQAAIGAVPLAMGVANGELILALAVLSIVVTAPLGAIALDLTHKRLLVKEPLE
- a CDS encoding DNA-deoxyinosine glycosylase translates to MRISSFNPVVCGQTKILILGSMPSVKSLEENMYYGNPRNHFWELMARLLCVDMDTGYETRIQRLLEGGIGLWDVFESCQRKGSLDQDIKEEVPNNLVDLLGRYPNIECIVLNGSKAAKGFDKHFKLNIHTIRLPSTSPIPTKYCKSLDDKWEYWKVLRAEL
- a CDS encoding MalY/PatB family protein, with product MHNFDESISRRHYNALKWDDMYPHYGTNDIIPLWVADMDFKTAPPIIEAVKAQAEHGIYGYMHRKDSYFRAIAAWYESRHDWPVKEEWLVFSPGVMSSMNFLIETLSKPNDPVLIQQPVYSPFANKIRENGRKVLVNQLIKEKDSSYSIDIEAFEQLIIDNKPPLFILCNPHNPVGRVWTRSELTALGDICLKHGVKVISDEIHCDLVYKPYRHIPFGSISEEFALNSVVLSAPSKTFNLAGLQTSFAICPNESDRKRLANSLAKVDLTLNNSFSLSATEVAYKKGEPWLEDLLVYLEHNINFVIGFFHEHFPNVKLAKPQGTYLLWIDFSSYGLNDDALQEIMIKNAGVALSRGDAFGKGGEGHMRMNVACPKSTLEIAMNQIKKALDAL
- a CDS encoding TIM barrel protein; its protein translation is MLSVLYEEKITLELEEVEYLHHLKSKDVRHFELGIDAELYKRFNLKKNNWKDFDFAYHIPYHTGETYLPEFIKEQQSKKAYEAYFTFIDRTRFKETPTVVVHAGMSKNTDENLAYLDYLLNRTEQLGLGVRFALETIRSKDGTTAYTRDDIRVLINPFRSSRLKMCADLTHEYRTDGVVKGYEEDIIHTHFHGFTETTAHHSLTKENKMLFEEHLGGYVKKVPTVLENLYEEGYLEKLLYDLDWINHSAVKKL